The following coding sequences lie in one Glycine max cultivar Williams 82 chromosome 19, Glycine_max_v4.0, whole genome shotgun sequence genomic window:
- the SIP1-3 gene encoding aquaporin SIP1-3, whose amino-acid sequence MVGAIKAAIGDAVLTFMWVFCSSVLGIASGYITNALNLQHITYNGFPYASFLVTTTLVFVLVFLFTIIGNVLGGASFNPTGTASFYAVGLGSDTLFSMALRFPAQAAGAAGGAMAIMEVIPAKYRHMIGGPSLKVDLHTGAVAEGVLTFVITFAVLLIFLRGPRSDLLKTWLLATATVVLVMVGSAYTGPAMNPANAFGWAYLNNWHNTWDQFYVYWICPFTGAILAAWLFRAVFPPPPPPEVKQKKA is encoded by the exons ATGGTTGGTGCTATAAAAGCAGCGATTGGAGACGCAGTGTTGACTTTCATGTGGGTGTTCTGTTCCTCTGTGTTGGGAATTGCTTCTGGGTACATAACCAATGCCCTTAACCTTCAACACATCACCTACAATGGGTTCCCTTACGCTTCTTTTCTTGTCACCACCACCCtcgtttttgttcttgtttttcttttcaccaTCATCGGCAATGTTCTTGGTGGGGCCAGCTTCAACCCAACCGGCACCGCTTCCTTCTACGCTGTTGGTCTTGGTTCGGATACGCTCTTCTCAATGGCGCTTCGGTTCCCTGCGCAG GCAGCTGGTGCTGCGGGTGGTGCAATGGCAATTATGGAAGTGATTCCTGCGAAGTACAGGCACATGATTGGGGGGCCTTCTTTGAAAGTGGATTTGCACACCGGGGCTGTCGCTGAAGGGGTGTTGACCTTTGTGATTACCTTTGCTGTTCTCCTCATCTTCCTCAGGGGCCCTCGTAGTGACTTGTTGAAGACTTGGTTACTGGCCACGGCAACTGTAGTTTTGGTCATGGTTGGATCTGCCTACACTGGGCCTGCCATGAATCCTGCTAAT GCTTTTGGCTGGGCATACTTAAACAactggcacaacacatgggACCAATTCTATGTATACTGGATTTGTCCCTTCACCGGAGCAATATTGGCTGCTTGGCTGTTTCGTGCTGTctttcctccaccaccaccaccagaaGTAAAACAGAAGAAAGCATGA